The Bacteriovorax sp. Seq25_V genome window below encodes:
- a CDS encoding chloride channel protein — MKIFENHIRWAFLSSICGVLAGISSAIFLILLKIITEFRQENMSIIWFLPVIGLAIGFVYFRYGKNVAGGNNLIIDEIHDPQKIIPVRMAPLILITTLLTHLFGGSAGREGTAVQMAASLSDQLAKFFKTSFRITNEERKILLTAGAGAGFGSAIGAPIAGVFFGMEVLNVGKLKIFALYQCIIASFVGTFVASYLNAPHSMYSKITTFNLSLHNLFYLVLAGIIFGLFARLFCSVTHKIEAMNAKFIGIPYLRPFIAGCILLGLYHLEGSFLYAGLGLETIAKALDIPSNFSLPFFKLIATSITVGSGFKGGEFIPLVFMGTTLGSALSVYFPLTNQLLGALGFAAVFGAAANAPLSCTIMAIELFGFNIATPAVICCFMAYYFSGYKGIYKSQKLMRKKHIGLLENILWLGELPRKFFKKKI, encoded by the coding sequence ATGAAAATCTTTGAAAACCATATCCGCTGGGCATTTTTGAGTTCTATCTGTGGAGTACTTGCTGGAATTTCTTCAGCGATATTTTTAATTCTTTTAAAAATTATCACTGAATTTCGCCAAGAGAATATGTCTATCATCTGGTTCCTACCCGTAATAGGTTTGGCAATAGGATTTGTTTATTTTAGATATGGAAAAAATGTAGCCGGTGGTAATAACCTCATCATTGATGAAATACATGACCCACAAAAAATCATTCCAGTACGAATGGCCCCACTTATTTTAATAACAACTTTACTGACGCATCTTTTTGGTGGTTCTGCTGGAAGAGAAGGGACGGCCGTTCAAATGGCGGCATCACTTTCTGATCAATTAGCAAAATTTTTTAAGACTAGTTTTAGAATCACAAATGAAGAAAGAAAAATTTTACTTACGGCCGGAGCGGGAGCTGGGTTCGGTTCTGCAATTGGTGCCCCAATCGCAGGAGTATTTTTTGGGATGGAAGTGTTAAACGTAGGTAAGTTAAAAATATTCGCCCTCTATCAATGTATTATCGCTTCATTTGTTGGAACTTTTGTCGCGAGCTACCTGAATGCTCCTCATTCTATGTATTCTAAAATTACAACTTTCAACTTGAGTTTGCACAATCTTTTTTATCTTGTTCTTGCTGGAATTATTTTTGGATTATTTGCTAGGCTATTTTGTAGCGTTACTCATAAGATAGAAGCAATGAATGCTAAGTTTATTGGAATTCCATATTTAAGACCATTCATTGCGGGATGTATTCTACTTGGACTATATCATCTCGAAGGAAGTTTTCTCTATGCCGGGCTTGGACTTGAAACAATTGCAAAAGCTTTAGATATACCATCAAATTTTAGCCTTCCATTCTTTAAGCTAATCGCAACATCAATTACTGTTGGTTCAGGGTTTAAAGGAGGGGAATTTATCCCTCTTGTTTTCATGGGAACAACATTAGGTTCAGCACTATCTGTCTATTTCCCTTTAACTAATCAACTTTTAGGTGCACTTGGATTTGCTGCTGTCTTTGGTGCAGCTGCAAATGCTCCTCTCTCATGTACTATTATGGCCATAGAGTTATTTGGTTTTAATATAGCAACTCCAGCTGTCATCTGTTGTTTTATGGCCTATTACTTTTCAGGCTATAAAGGTATTTACAAGTCTCAAAAACTCATGCGAAAGAAGCATATTGGATTGCTAGAAAACATTCTTTGGCTTGGTGAATTACCACGAAAGTTTTTTAAGAAGAAGATATAG
- a CDS encoding ABC transporter substrate-binding protein yields MIKLFTLIFSIFANEPIKVATHYSPPWSNGDCTGAEIDIIRESFRQEGEEIECHYYSYGRLVKNFKSKITDFATPITRIDGDNSQAYYSEPFHKYSDVVISLYNKKISLKDFKDKRILAYQGASNYLGPEFQKVIKQAKSYIETSDREGQIESLQKKRVDYIVGEVNLLHYLSQKVKPKVKVYTNLTIKKWDIRSASHKKNLMLKFNRGLNKLIKNGTVDKIYQQYHIIK; encoded by the coding sequence ATGATTAAACTCTTTACTCTAATTTTTTCAATTTTTGCAAATGAGCCAATTAAAGTTGCAACTCACTATAGTCCCCCTTGGTCAAATGGTGACTGTACAGGGGCGGAAATTGATATAATAAGAGAATCTTTCAGGCAAGAAGGTGAAGAAATAGAATGCCACTACTATTCGTACGGCCGTCTTGTAAAAAACTTTAAAAGTAAAATCACTGATTTCGCCACTCCAATCACACGTATTGATGGAGATAATAGTCAAGCATACTACTCAGAGCCATTTCATAAGTATTCAGATGTGGTTATTAGTCTGTATAATAAGAAAATCTCGCTAAAAGATTTCAAAGACAAGCGTATCCTTGCCTATCAAGGGGCCAGTAATTATCTTGGTCCAGAGTTTCAAAAAGTAATTAAACAGGCCAAGAGTTATATTGAAACCTCAGACAGAGAAGGACAAATAGAGTCGTTACAAAAAAAGAGAGTCGACTATATCGTTGGAGAAGTAAACCTGCTTCACTACTTATCTCAAAAAGTTAAGCCAAAAGTGAAGGTCTACACTAACCTCACGATTAAGAAATGGGATATTAGATCGGCATCTCACAAAAAAAATCTTATGCTTAAATTTAACAGAGGCTTAAATAAATTAATTAAGAATGGCACTGTTGATAAGATCTACCAACAGTACCATATTATAAAATAG
- a CDS encoding SWIB/MDM2 domain-containing protein, with translation MTEEKGLKKPVKLKSELAQMLGETELPRTEITKRLWDYIKENKLQTKTENGKPENAGKFIVADATLLPIFRNTKSTSKSGKLTDLTSMKEGQTVNMMQMAAIVGANIEA, from the coding sequence ATGACTGAAGAGAAAGGATTAAAAAAACCAGTAAAACTGAAAAGTGAACTTGCGCAAATGCTAGGTGAAACTGAACTTCCAAGAACTGAAATTACAAAGAGACTTTGGGATTATATCAAAGAAAATAAACTACAAACTAAAACTGAAAATGGTAAGCCAGAGAATGCTGGTAAGTTCATCGTTGCAGATGCGACTTTACTTCCAATTTTTAGAAACACAAAATCAACAAGTAAGTCAGGTAAATTAACAGATCTAACTTCTATGAAAGAAGGGCAGACTGTAAACATGATGCAAATGGCTGCTATTGTTGGTGCAAATATCGAAGCGTAA
- a CDS encoding TIGR03862 family flavoprotein, giving the protein MDTTKNIAIYGAGVAGLFCALKLLEKGHQVTVFERTSKIAKKFLIAGSSGLNITHSEDHKFFVTRYGENQVFFENALSKFSNSDLIEWCKKDLDVELFTGTSGRIFPTTMTAGEFLKKWKDKLTNFKEFTLIKDAPFINFSEDHIPIVAGHRTDHFDAHIFALGGASWPSTGCNKLWAEEFIKIGVHIVPFTPMNCGFNINWPDEFKSSIENTHVKNVTVKFKEHEKRGEVMLTKYGIEGSGVYAISRELRQEIDQYRQAKLYVDLKPDLTEEQIIEKLKIPRKKNSYSNFLRKTLNLTKIELNLLKAVTTQEDYQEPKNIVKFIKNLPLTLESTTPMDEAISTSGGIAMTEINEFCQIKKYPKLFAIGEMLDWDAPTGGYLIQGCFSTAYICSNYFNN; this is encoded by the coding sequence ATGGATACGACTAAAAATATTGCAATCTATGGAGCTGGAGTAGCGGGCCTTTTTTGTGCTCTAAAATTACTTGAAAAAGGACATCAGGTTACTGTCTTTGAACGTACATCTAAAATTGCAAAGAAGTTTCTTATTGCCGGAAGCTCTGGCCTTAATATCACACATAGTGAAGATCATAAGTTTTTTGTAACACGCTATGGAGAGAACCAAGTATTCTTTGAGAATGCACTTTCTAAATTTTCAAACTCTGATCTTATTGAGTGGTGTAAGAAGGATCTCGATGTCGAATTATTTACAGGGACATCAGGAAGAATATTTCCGACTACAATGACGGCCGGTGAATTTTTAAAAAAATGGAAAGATAAGCTTACAAATTTTAAAGAGTTTACTCTTATTAAAGATGCACCATTTATAAATTTTAGTGAAGACCATATTCCCATTGTCGCTGGACATAGAACAGATCACTTTGATGCGCACATATTTGCTCTGGGAGGAGCAAGTTGGCCTTCAACAGGTTGTAATAAGCTATGGGCAGAAGAGTTTATTAAAATCGGTGTGCATATTGTCCCTTTCACTCCTATGAACTGTGGTTTTAATATCAACTGGCCTGATGAGTTCAAAAGCTCCATCGAAAACACACACGTCAAGAATGTCACCGTCAAATTTAAAGAGCATGAAAAACGTGGAGAGGTCATGCTAACGAAATATGGGATCGAAGGAAGTGGTGTTTACGCAATCTCCAGGGAACTCCGCCAAGAAATAGATCAGTATCGCCAGGCGAAACTATATGTAGATCTCAAGCCAGATCTCACAGAAGAACAGATAATTGAAAAGCTCAAAATACCTCGAAAGAAAAATTCATATAGCAACTTTCTTCGAAAAACTTTAAACCTCACAAAGATTGAGTTAAATCTTCTAAAAGCAGTTACAACACAAGAAGATTATCAAGAACCTAAGAACATAGTAAAATTCATCAAGAATCTACCACTAACGCTAGAGTCAACAACTCCTATGGATGAAGCAATTTCGACATCAGGTGGAATTGCGATGACTGAAATTAATGAGTTTTGCCAGATAAAAAAATATCCCAAACTATTTGCAATAGGTGAAATGCTAGACTGGGACGCACCAACAGGTGGTTATCTCATTCAGGGATGTTTTTCCACTGCCTACATTTGTTCAAACTACTTTAACAACTGA
- a CDS encoding TolC family protein, translating to MKRTLTVLCNMLVAYNISANCKINSPREIYQLIKSNHPNIKANQTSLANANIDIEIASTISNPRLEVEREINGEKTTEVSIMQKFELGGKRQNRISLAKKNNELQKNIIDFENQEILIETILDIHELHRLNEILPLYTESLEAFKKILDSLAKSKTLSPEKIVERDTLELVISDYKFKISKLSSEKKEKEGLIRFKAQTNCKLTSSAFNLDLRSWKELSPTKDLSNYPKLKLINSKLETSIYSYELERSQSYPDIEIGPKVILDNREKIYGVNISFDIPVFNQNTARKERMLKNLNLTRAIKKSSEEETAIRYQSWITKYQDLLETLEKIGSQRSFEEKHKRMEKLFKRGIISTNLVIETHRQLIEFSETRHDLEHGLIEAYLKINEFHGTLDSFKF from the coding sequence ATGAAAAGAACATTAACTGTACTTTGCAATATGCTCGTCGCATACAATATAAGTGCTAATTGCAAAATAAACTCTCCAAGAGAGATATACCAACTAATAAAGAGTAACCACCCTAATATTAAGGCGAACCAGACTTCCCTTGCCAATGCTAATATAGACATCGAGATAGCCTCCACTATTTCAAATCCTAGACTTGAGGTCGAAAGAGAAATCAATGGTGAGAAGACTACCGAAGTCAGTATTATGCAAAAGTTTGAACTTGGCGGAAAAAGACAAAACAGAATTTCTCTGGCCAAGAAAAACAATGAATTGCAAAAAAATATCATCGATTTTGAAAATCAAGAAATTCTTATTGAGACAATTCTAGATATTCACGAATTACATCGCTTGAATGAAATCTTACCTCTCTATACAGAATCGCTAGAAGCATTTAAAAAAATCTTAGACTCACTAGCAAAAAGTAAAACACTATCACCTGAAAAGATAGTCGAGCGAGATACCCTAGAATTAGTCATCAGTGATTACAAATTTAAAATATCTAAGCTCAGTTCAGAGAAAAAAGAAAAAGAAGGACTCATTCGATTTAAAGCACAGACTAATTGCAAATTAACTTCAAGCGCTTTTAATCTTGACCTTAGATCATGGAAAGAGTTATCTCCAACAAAAGATCTATCCAACTATCCAAAGCTCAAGTTAATCAATTCTAAGTTAGAAACTTCAATCTATTCATATGAACTAGAAAGATCGCAAAGCTATCCTGATATTGAAATAGGTCCAAAAGTAATTCTCGATAATAGAGAAAAAATCTATGGTGTGAATATCTCTTTTGATATCCCTGTCTTCAATCAAAACACAGCTAGAAAAGAGCGTATGTTAAAGAATCTTAACTTAACACGTGCGATAAAAAAATCATCTGAAGAGGAGACTGCAATTCGATATCAAAGCTGGATTACAAAATACCAAGACCTACTTGAAACCTTGGAAAAAATAGGGAGTCAAAGAAGTTTTGAAGAAAAGCATAAAAGAATGGAGAAACTTTTTAAGCGTGGAATCATTTCAACAAATCTAGTCATCGAAACCCATCGACAGCTTATTGAATTTAGCGAAACAAGACATGATCTCGAACATGGTCTTATCGAGGCCTATCTAAAAATCAATGAATTTCACGGAACACTTGATTCTTTCAAATTTTAA